A DNA window from Halococcus agarilyticus contains the following coding sequences:
- a CDS encoding GNAT family N-acetyltransferase, with protein MAFLATDLIELVPLDPDDETHVEVYRQSRNEPEMRATGAYGECDTRSQTRERINEGHSTENPSALCAIRAEEMVVGWAVTNLHDVRAHAAYVGYYVLPDYWGNGYASEAAQLLVAYAFDELNAHRVEASVQADNPASKRVLEKLGFQQEGTKRDAYYKQGEYKDITLWSLLADEFEE; from the coding sequence ATGGCATTCCTCGCCACCGATCTCATCGAACTGGTTCCGCTCGACCCCGACGACGAGACCCACGTTGAAGTCTACCGTCAATCACGAAACGAGCCTGAGATGCGTGCAACTGGCGCGTACGGTGAATGCGATACACGGTCACAGACACGCGAAAGGATCAACGAGGGACACAGCACCGAGAACCCGAGCGCGCTCTGTGCGATCCGTGCCGAGGAGATGGTTGTTGGCTGGGCCGTGACGAACCTTCATGACGTGCGTGCTCACGCCGCCTACGTTGGATACTACGTCCTGCCTGATTACTGGGGCAACGGCTACGCAAGCGAGGCGGCACAACTGCTTGTTGCCTATGCTTTTGATGAGCTCAATGCGCACCGCGTCGAAGCGAGCGTTCAGGCGGACAATCCAGCGAGCAAGCGTGTCCTCGAAAAGCTCGGATTTCAGCAAGAAGGAACGAAACGCGATGCCTACTACAAGCAAGGCGAGTATAAGGACATCACACTTTGGAGCCTGCTGGCCGATGAATTTGAAGAGTAG